From a region of the bacterium genome:
- a CDS encoding CDP-alcohol phosphatidyltransferase family protein, translated as MNLPNALTIIRILLVPLFLYKVIQGETVFAIVVYVTAAVTDGLDGFIAKAWKMQTKLGTFLDPLADKILVATSYLTLAVLEMIPLSLAITVLSRDIIIALGSLTIYLMKGDLTVRPHPVGKVTTFFQFLYILLVLSAAVQLSSPWFVRTLGPMAVITGILTVTSGAIYILDGLRSLEE; from the coding sequence GCTCACCATCATCAGGATCCTCCTGGTCCCCCTGTTCCTCTACAAGGTGATCCAGGGCGAAACCGTTTTCGCCATTGTGGTCTACGTGACCGCGGCCGTCACAGATGGTCTCGACGGTTTTATCGCGAAAGCCTGGAAGATGCAGACGAAGCTGGGAACGTTCCTGGATCCTCTGGCTGACAAGATCCTTGTCGCCACCTCGTACCTGACCCTGGCGGTGCTGGAGATGATACCCTTGTCGCTGGCGATCACTGTCCTGAGCAGGGATATCATCATCGCTCTGGGAAGCCTGACCATCTACCTTATGAAAGGGGACCTGACCGTCCGACCTCACCCGGTGGGAAAGGTAACGACCTTCTTCCAGTTCCTGTACATCCTTCTCGTTCTTTCAGCAGCCGTGCAGCTTTCATCACCCTGGTTCGTTCGGACCCTTGGTCCGATGGCTGTGATCACCGGGATCCTGACAGTCACCTCGGGAGCGATCTACATCCTCGACGGCTTGAGGTCCCTCGAGGAGTGA